From Denitrovibrio acetiphilus DSM 12809, the proteins below share one genomic window:
- a CDS encoding WbqC family protein — translation MKKIAILQSNYIPWKGYFDLINMVDVFVIYDEMQYTRRDWRNRNKIKTAQGSQWLSIPVEVKGKYSQKIRETKIGDKSWAMKHWRSIVQNYAKSVYFKEYKDIFEDLYKNMEKENYLSEINYTFIKVISEILGIDTKIIWSNDLNIIEGKTERLVDICEKLDGTTYLSGPSAQNYIDESLFLKAGITVEWMDYNGYPEYSQLYPPFEHGVTILDLIFNTGKEANKYMKSFNNDTI, via the coding sequence ATGAAAAAAATTGCAATTCTGCAATCAAACTATATCCCATGGAAAGGCTATTTTGACTTGATAAATATGGTTGATGTTTTTGTTATATATGATGAGATGCAGTATACCCGTAGGGATTGGAGAAACAGAAACAAAATAAAGACAGCACAGGGCTCTCAGTGGTTGAGTATTCCAGTTGAGGTAAAAGGGAAGTACTCTCAAAAAATCAGAGAAACTAAAATAGGCGATAAATCTTGGGCTATGAAGCACTGGAGAAGCATAGTCCAGAACTATGCCAAGTCTGTATATTTCAAGGAATACAAAGATATCTTCGAAGATTTGTATAAAAATATGGAGAAAGAGAACTATCTAAGTGAAATAAACTATACCTTTATTAAAGTTATAAGTGAGATACTCGGTATAGACACAAAGATAATATGGTCAAATGACCTTAATATCATAGAAGGCAAAACTGAACGGCTAGTTGATATATGTGAAAAACTTGATGGTACAACTTATTTAAGTGGGCCATCTGCACAAAACTATATAGATGAATCGTTATTTTTAAAAGCGGGTATCACTGTTGAATGGATGGATTATAACGGTTACCCCGAATACAGCCAGCTTTATCCTCCTTTCGAGCATGGGGTCACTATTCTTGACTTAATTTTTAATACTGGAAAAGAAGCAAACAAATATATGAAGAGTTTTAATAATGATACCATTTAA
- a CDS encoding formyltransferase family protein, with product MKICFLASGGGGNFKFFKMAIEEKLIKNIELFLIADRECGSSDFAQNNDIYCKKINYRRSENKELLLELEKINPDIIVTNWHKIIDEEVVKKYYGKLINLHYSLLPAFDGLIGIEPIKQAYGKNCKYAGTTCHYVDEGVDSGKIISQALLKTDISIDDAIQEIFQKGCLILLNTLVNLSNEDIIEKSKNNKFEYSPNLLFNENLFDDFFWKRLSEL from the coding sequence ATGAAAATATGTTTTTTAGCCTCAGGTGGCGGTGGTAATTTTAAATTTTTTAAAATGGCAATAGAAGAAAAGCTGATTAAAAATATTGAATTATTTTTAATTGCAGATAGAGAATGTGGCTCTTCTGATTTTGCACAAAATAATGATATTTATTGTAAAAAAATTAACTATAGAAGAAGTGAGAATAAAGAACTTCTTCTGGAATTAGAAAAAATAAATCCGGATATTATTGTAACAAACTGGCACAAAATCATTGATGAAGAAGTTGTAAAAAAGTACTATGGAAAATTAATAAACTTACATTATTCCTTGCTTCCAGCATTTGATGGTCTTATTGGAATAGAGCCAATTAAGCAAGCATATGGGAAAAACTGCAAATATGCTGGAACTACATGCCATTATGTTGATGAAGGTGTTGATAGTGGGAAGATCATTTCACAAGCATTACTAAAAACAGATATCTCTATAGATGATGCGATACAAGAAATATTTCAAAAAGGTTGCTTGATACTTCTAAATACTCTTGTCAATTTAAGTAATGAAGATATTATTGAAAAATCTAAAAATAATAAGTTTGAATATTCTCCAAATTTATTGTTCAATGAGAATTTGTTTGATGACTTTTTTTGGAAGAGGTTATCTGAATTATGA
- a CDS encoding IS3 family transposase (programmed frameshift) — translation MERLPRSFYTHAFKEEAVSLVLNGGLSVAEVSRQLSLSEQTLRNWIKKHKEGSLKDKSGSRTVTELEAEVSRLKKELSQVRLEREILKKANGVPCTRASERYAQVEALNRENSFPITAICKTLKVSRSSYYSWINRKASKRSQDDEKLKVFIRMAHKKGRGTYGVEKLQDELRDEHGIEVSLHRIKRLRKEMGLRCKQVKKFKATTNSKHNHPVAPNLLNQKFSVSGPCQVWVSDITYCATDEGWLYLAGIKDLWNKEIVGYAMSSRMTQDLVGRALFRAVSLKRPPAGIIHHSDRGSQYCSKSYRALLEQFGFEVSMSRKGNCYDNAPMESFFGTLKNELIYHQRYSTRQEAEAEIQEYIEIFYNRVRRHASLGNLSPTAYARLELTKRYAK, via the exons ATGGAGAGATTACCGAGAAGTTTCTATACCCACGCCTTTAAAGAAGAAGCAGTCTCTTTAGTGTTGAACGGAGGTCTTTCAGTAGCAGAGGTAAGCCGTCAACTCAGTTTATCTGAGCAGACGCTGCGTAACTGGATTAAGAAGCATAAGGAAGGTAGCCTGAAAGATAAATCAGGCAGCCGAACAGTAACAGAACTGGAGGCGGAGGTCTCCCGCCTTAAGAAAGAGCTTTCACAGGTTCGCCTGGAGAGAGAAATCTTAAAAAAGGCTA ATGGCGTACCTTGCACAAGAGCCTCAGAAAGGTACGCACAAGTAGAGGCTTTAAACAGGGAAAACAGTTTCCCTATAACAGCAATCTGTAAAACCCTGAAAGTATCCCGGAGTAGCTATTACTCTTGGATTAACCGTAAAGCCTCTAAACGCTCTCAGGACGATGAGAAGCTTAAAGTATTTATCAGGATGGCTCACAAGAAGGGGCGAGGCACATATGGCGTAGAGAAGCTTCAAGACGAGCTGAGAGATGAGCATGGCATAGAAGTAAGCCTTCATCGCATCAAGCGTCTGCGCAAAGAGATGGGGCTTCGGTGTAAGCAGGTGAAGAAATTCAAGGCGACAACGAATTCAAAGCACAATCACCCTGTTGCACCGAATTTGTTGAACCAGAAATTCTCAGTATCCGGTCCTTGTCAGGTATGGGTATCTGACATTACCTATTGCGCCACAGACGAAGGCTGGCTGTATCTGGCTGGGATAAAGGATTTATGGAATAAAGAGATTGTGGGCTATGCTATGAGCTCCAGAATGACCCAAGACCTCGTTGGTCGTGCTCTGTTCCGTGCGGTATCGCTGAAACGCCCTCCTGCTGGCATCATCCATCATTCCGACAGGGGGTCGCAATACTGCTCAAAGAGCTACAGAGCCTTGCTGGAACAGTTTGGTTTCGAGGTCTCAATGAGTCGTAAGGGCAACTGTTACGATAATGCGCCGATGGAAAGCTTCTTTGGTACGCTGAAGAATGAGCTGATCTATCATCAGAGATATTCTACCCGTCAGGAAGCAGAGGCTGAGATTCAGGAATACATTGAGATATTTTACAATCGAGTGAGAAGACATGCCAGTCTTGGTAATCTTTCACCTACTGCATATGCTCGATTAGAATTGACGAAGCGTTACGCTAAATGA
- the gmd gene encoding GDP-mannose 4,6-dehydratase — protein sequence MSKVALITGVTGQDGAYLAEFLLAKGYIVHGIKRRSSIIKTDRIDHLYQDPHEENVKFKLHYGDLTDSTNLIRIIQETQPDEIYNLAAMSHVKVSFDTPEYTANADGLGTLRILEAIRILGLKKKTKIYQASTSELYGLVQEVPQSEKTPFYPRSPYAVAKMYAYWITVNYREAYGMFACNGILFNHEGPTRGETFVTRKITRAVAKIVLGMQDKLYLGNMNAKRDWGHAKDYIEAMWLILQQDEPEDFVIATGVTTTVRDFVKFAFAEAGIELEFKGEGENEKGYVKSCSNKEFKLETGKEIVAVDPAYFRPTEVDLLIGDPTKSKTKLGWKPKYDLKSLVEEMVASDIVNMKREKYLKEGGYQVFDGIEL from the coding sequence ATGTCAAAAGTAGCACTTATTACAGGCGTAACTGGACAAGATGGCGCATATTTAGCAGAATTCCTTCTTGCTAAAGGATACATCGTACATGGTATTAAAAGAAGAAGCTCAATAATCAAAACAGATAGAATAGACCATCTTTATCAGGATCCACACGAAGAGAACGTTAAATTCAAACTCCACTATGGTGATCTTACGGATTCAACCAATCTTATTAGGATCATCCAGGAAACTCAGCCGGATGAAATATATAATCTTGCGGCAATGAGCCACGTTAAGGTTAGCTTTGATACTCCCGAATATACGGCAAATGCAGACGGACTCGGAACATTGCGCATACTTGAAGCGATCAGAATACTCGGTCTCAAAAAAAAGACTAAGATTTACCAAGCATCAACAAGTGAACTTTACGGTTTGGTTCAGGAAGTTCCACAATCTGAAAAGACACCATTTTACCCAAGAAGCCCATACGCTGTGGCAAAAATGTATGCCTACTGGATTACCGTTAACTATAGAGAAGCTTACGGAATGTTTGCATGCAACGGCATACTCTTTAATCACGAAGGTCCCACTAGAGGGGAAACATTTGTTACCAGAAAAATAACTAGAGCAGTTGCTAAAATTGTTCTTGGCATGCAAGATAAACTATATCTTGGCAATATGAACGCCAAACGTGATTGGGGACACGCAAAAGACTATATAGAAGCTATGTGGCTCATTCTTCAACAAGATGAGCCGGAAGACTTTGTTATCGCTACTGGTGTGACAACAACTGTAAGAGACTTTGTTAAATTCGCCTTTGCAGAAGCGGGCATAGAGTTAGAATTTAAAGGGGAAGGGGAAAACGAAAAAGGGTATGTTAAATCTTGCAGTAATAAAGAATTTAAACTTGAAACAGGCAAGGAAATTGTCGCAGTTGACCCTGCTTATTTTAGACCAACAGAAGTTGACCTGTTAATTGGTGATCCTACAAAATCAAAAACAAAACTTGGCTGGAAACCAAAATACGATTTAAAAAGTCTTGTCGAGGAAATGGTAGCAAGTGACATCGTGAATATGAAAAGAGAGAAATATCTCAAAGAGGGCGGATATCAAGTGTTTGACGGGATCGAACTCTGA
- a CDS encoding mannose-1-phosphate guanylyltransferase/mannose-6-phosphate isomerase has translation MINVILCGGSGTRLWPISRKSYPKQFCKIINDRSFFQETILRNIESTSHLIVTSIDNYFIAADQAEAVNDENLNFKYILEPVGRNTAPAIAIACFAVDPEAVILVTPSDHLISNVENYDDVIKEAEKSANNGDLVTFGIKPEYAETGYGYLECSVVENSTVVDVLKFHEKPSKDVAEKYLLSGNYYWNSGMFCFKASTFLKELKKYSPDIYEKSKIAYLNAANKDMDKLDIDIRDMQAIPADSIDYAVMEKSNIVKAIKADIGWNDIGSFDALSKVLNVEESEDCCSLTSIAVDSDNNFIMADDKQVVTIDVSDLIIIDTPDALLISKKGSSQDVKKAVEIMSAKTETLCLLDTHKTVNRPWGTYCVIESGYGYKVKKIVVLPGRRLSLQSHKQRSEHWVVVSGEAKVTRGEEILNIKNNESIYISAGTKHRLECISNEPLIIIEVQVGAYLGEDDITRYSDDYNRK, from the coding sequence ATGATAAATGTTATTTTGTGTGGAGGCAGTGGAACACGCCTTTGGCCAATATCAAGGAAAAGTTATCCAAAACAATTCTGCAAAATTATAAACGACAGGTCTTTCTTTCAGGAAACTATTCTTAGAAATATCGAATCAACAAGTCATCTAATTGTCACAAGTATTGACAATTATTTCATAGCTGCGGATCAGGCTGAGGCTGTTAACGATGAAAATCTTAATTTTAAATATATACTTGAACCCGTGGGCAGAAACACCGCCCCTGCGATAGCTATTGCCTGTTTTGCTGTAGACCCTGAAGCTGTTATCCTCGTTACCCCCTCAGACCATCTCATTAGCAATGTCGAAAACTATGATGACGTTATTAAAGAGGCTGAAAAGTCAGCAAACAATGGTGATCTGGTAACATTTGGTATTAAACCTGAATACGCCGAAACCGGATACGGATATTTAGAGTGTTCGGTTGTTGAAAATTCTACTGTAGTAGATGTGTTAAAGTTTCATGAAAAGCCATCTAAAGACGTAGCAGAAAAATACTTATTATCTGGAAACTATTACTGGAATAGTGGAATGTTTTGCTTTAAAGCTTCAACCTTTCTGAAGGAACTAAAAAAATATTCTCCTGATATATACGAAAAATCTAAAATAGCATATCTCAATGCAGCAAATAAAGATATGGATAAGCTTGATATTGACATAAGGGATATGCAGGCAATTCCTGCCGACAGTATAGATTATGCTGTGATGGAAAAAAGTAACATTGTTAAGGCTATTAAGGCTGATATTGGGTGGAATGACATAGGTAGTTTTGATGCTCTAAGTAAAGTGCTGAATGTAGAAGAAAGTGAGGATTGTTGCTCGTTAACTTCTATTGCTGTAGATTCTGACAATAACTTCATAATGGCTGATGATAAGCAGGTTGTAACTATTGATGTAAGCGACCTTATTATAATAGATACTCCAGATGCGCTTCTTATAAGCAAAAAAGGGAGTTCGCAGGATGTAAAAAAAGCAGTCGAAATTATGTCAGCTAAAACAGAAACCCTATGCCTCTTAGACACTCATAAAACTGTCAATAGACCTTGGGGGACTTATTGTGTTATCGAGAGTGGATATGGGTATAAGGTTAAGAAAATTGTAGTTTTGCCTGGCAGAAGACTCTCACTACAGTCACACAAACAGAGAAGCGAACACTGGGTTGTAGTTTCAGGCGAAGCAAAAGTGACAAGGGGAGAGGAAATATTAAATATCAAAAATAATGAATCGATATATATATCCGCAGGCACCAAGCATAGACTCGAATGCATCAGTAATGAGCCCCTAATAATAATAGAGGTTCAGGTTGGTGCATATCTTGGCGAAGATGACATTACGAGATATTCAGATGATTATAATAGAAAATAA
- a CDS encoding phosphomannomutase/phosphoglucomutase, with translation MNLKCFKAYDIRGKVPEEIDENLAYKIGRAFSEIICPSSVVVGKDIRLESNMLARELINGLLDSGVDVIDIGLCGTEEVYFATSFYNAGGGIMITASHNPKGYNGMKLVRENSKPISGDSGLQDIKKLIEKDSFLPCKSKGRIEYKYSKDAYIKFILGFINKEELTGLKLVVNAGNGCAGPVVDLLENELSVEFIKIHNKPDGNFPNGIPNPLLPDKRQATSQAVIKNHADMGIAWDGDFDRCFLFDENGEFIEGYYIVAIIAEALLKDKPESKIIHDPRLTWNTIKIVKSAGGIPVMTKTGHAFIKERMRQEDAVYGGEMSAHHYFRDFFYCDSGMIPWLLVAALVKNKKIKLSEMTREMMSNFPVSGEINRSVEDPEKTISMIIEKYRNDSLEIDHTDGVSMSFENWRFNLRMSNTEPVIRLNVEARNDIALMEAKRDELLRLIKHLN, from the coding sequence ATGAATCTTAAATGTTTTAAGGCATATGACATACGCGGAAAAGTTCCTGAAGAGATAGATGAAAATTTAGCTTATAAGATAGGTAGAGCATTTTCCGAGATTATTTGCCCATCTTCTGTTGTCGTCGGAAAAGATATCCGATTAGAAAGCAATATGCTGGCAAGAGAGCTTATTAATGGACTCCTTGATTCTGGTGTAGATGTAATAGATATTGGTTTATGCGGGACAGAAGAAGTTTATTTTGCGACGTCATTTTATAACGCTGGTGGTGGCATAATGATAACTGCCAGCCATAACCCGAAAGGCTACAATGGTATGAAGCTTGTCCGTGAAAACTCAAAACCTATATCAGGCGACAGCGGGCTTCAAGATATTAAAAAACTAATCGAAAAAGATAGCTTTCTGCCGTGTAAGAGCAAGGGCAGGATTGAGTATAAATATTCAAAAGATGCTTATATTAAGTTTATACTTGGATTTATAAATAAAGAAGAATTAACCGGGCTAAAATTAGTTGTCAATGCAGGTAATGGATGTGCCGGTCCTGTTGTTGATCTTCTTGAAAACGAGCTCTCTGTTGAGTTCATTAAGATTCATAACAAGCCTGACGGAAATTTTCCAAACGGAATACCAAATCCGCTTTTACCAGATAAACGGCAAGCTACATCTCAAGCTGTTATTAAGAACCACGCAGATATGGGTATTGCATGGGATGGCGATTTTGACAGGTGCTTTCTGTTTGATGAGAACGGAGAGTTTATTGAAGGTTATTATATCGTTGCGATCATTGCTGAGGCATTATTAAAAGACAAACCCGAAAGTAAAATCATACACGACCCAAGGCTCACATGGAATACAATTAAAATAGTAAAGAGTGCTGGCGGTATCCCTGTCATGACGAAGACTGGACATGCCTTTATTAAGGAACGTATGCGGCAGGAAGACGCTGTCTACGGTGGCGAAATGAGTGCACATCATTACTTCCGAGACTTTTTCTATTGTGACAGTGGTATGATCCCATGGCTGCTTGTCGCAGCTCTTGTAAAAAATAAAAAAATAAAACTCTCTGAAATGACAAGAGAAATGATGTCAAATTTCCCTGTTAGCGGTGAGATAAATAGATCAGTTGAAGATCCCGAAAAAACTATTTCTATGATAATTGAAAAATACAGAAATGATTCCTTAGAGATAGACCACACTGACGGTGTAAGCATGTCTTTCGAAAATTGGCGATTCAATCTGCGTATGTCAAATACTGAACCAGTGATAAGACTCAATGTCGAAGCACGCAACGATATAGCTCTTATGGAAGCAAAGCGCGATGAACTACTTAGACTGATAAAGCATCTTAATTGA
- a CDS encoding glycosyltransferase family 4 protein produces the protein MKLCYDNIIYYLQNSGGISKYWYELTNRLITTEDISFIEYDKSCNNFFRNELNIPIGSVKYDKVRILKFARYLPVFNPIEKDCLFHSSYYRVPLDNKVKTIVTIHDFTYEYFFSGLRKQVHSWQKRKAIKRADRIICISKSTKQDLLMFYPDIDPDSIDVVYNGVNKEFSPISFEKEELKKAFGLNADVEYAVFVGSRSFYKNYNIAVEASALAGLGLIIVGGGSFSSAEKDLTERYLKGKYLHIDKAVSTDILNKIYNLSYCLLYPSSYEGFGIPAAEAINAECIPIVLNKSSLPEVVDDAGLLCDAPTAHCFAEKIGLLADNNNKVQILSKCHQQRNRFSWDKCCSETIKSYSRVYL, from the coding sequence ATGAAACTTTGCTATGACAATATTATTTATTATCTTCAGAATTCCGGCGGTATATCAAAATATTGGTACGAACTGACTAATAGGTTAATTACTACAGAAGATATAAGTTTTATAGAATATGATAAATCATGTAATAATTTTTTCCGTAATGAGCTTAATATCCCTATAGGTAGTGTCAAATATGACAAGGTAAGAATACTGAAGTTTGCAAGGTATTTACCTGTATTTAACCCAATAGAGAAAGATTGTCTGTTCCACTCAAGTTACTATAGAGTACCTTTGGATAATAAAGTAAAAACAATAGTCACTATTCATGATTTTACTTATGAATATTTTTTTAGCGGATTGCGTAAACAGGTGCACAGCTGGCAGAAAAGAAAAGCCATAAAACGTGCAGACAGAATCATCTGTATTTCTAAAAGTACAAAACAGGATCTACTGATGTTTTATCCTGACATAGACCCAGACAGTATAGATGTTGTCTACAATGGAGTTAATAAAGAATTTTCTCCAATAAGTTTTGAGAAAGAAGAATTGAAAAAAGCATTTGGTCTTAATGCTGATGTAGAATATGCTGTTTTTGTAGGCTCCAGAAGTTTTTATAAAAATTATAATATTGCTGTGGAAGCATCGGCATTAGCCGGCTTAGGGTTAATTATTGTCGGAGGCGGGAGTTTTTCAAGTGCAGAAAAAGACTTAACAGAACGATACCTGAAGGGTAAATATTTGCACATCGACAAAGCTGTAAGTACTGATATTCTCAATAAAATATATAATCTGTCTTATTGTTTACTTTACCCTTCGTCGTATGAGGGGTTTGGTATCCCTGCAGCAGAGGCTATAAACGCAGAATGCATACCCATCGTCCTCAACAAATCCTCTCTGCCTGAAGTTGTAGACGATGCTGGTCTTTTATGTGATGCACCCACTGCACACTGTTTTGCCGAAAAAATTGGTTTGTTAGCAGATAATAATAATAAAGTTCAAATATTGAGCAAATGTCATCAACAACGGAATAGGTTTTCATGGGATAAATGCTGCTCAGAGACTATTAAGAGCTACTCAAGAGTTTATTTATAA
- a CDS encoding glycosyltransferase family 2 protein → MKITIITTTKNSEKTVRDTIESVIAQKDVEIEYILLDAMSTDSTLDIISSYNKHISKLIIEEDKGFYYAINKGISMASGDLIAILNSDDVYAYDHCLKDVVEVFQNKRTELVYADIHIVDAKDTTRVVRRWISKQFNRRKISFGWCPPHPAFFAKREIYNRLGAFDTDYKIAADYDIMLRFMLNTKNDPEYLNKVIVNMRNGGLSSNKAFNLINKLLEDRSIIKKHNLPGIITLLGKRLIKIKQFL, encoded by the coding sequence ATGAAAATTACAATCATCACCACCACGAAAAACAGCGAAAAAACTGTCAGAGATACAATAGAATCTGTGATAGCTCAGAAAGATGTTGAAATAGAATACATCTTACTTGACGCAATGTCTACTGACAGCACTCTTGACATAATAAGTTCATATAACAAACACATATCTAAGCTTATTATTGAAGAGGATAAGGGTTTTTACTACGCAATAAACAAAGGTATCAGCATGGCATCCGGTGACTTAATCGCTATATTAAACTCAGATGATGTTTATGCATATGACCATTGCTTAAAAGACGTTGTAGAAGTCTTCCAAAATAAACGAACTGAACTTGTCTATGCTGATATCCATATTGTTGATGCAAAAGATACAACACGAGTTGTAAGGCGGTGGATAAGTAAGCAATTCAACAGAAGAAAAATCAGCTTTGGATGGTGTCCTCCTCATCCCGCTTTCTTTGCAAAAAGGGAAATTTATAATAGGTTAGGGGCATTTGATACAGATTACAAGATTGCAGCAGATTACGATATTATGCTCAGATTTATGCTAAACACTAAAAATGATCCTGAATACTTGAATAAAGTGATAGTTAATATGAGAAATGGTGGTTTAAGTAGTAACAAAGCATTCAATCTTATAAATAAATTACTCGAGGATCGGTCTATAATTAAAAAACATAACCTACCTGGGATAATTACGCTTTTAGGGAAACGCTTAATTAAGATAAAGCAGTTTCTTTAA
- a CDS encoding CinA family nicotinamide mononucleotide deamidase-related protein — protein sequence MVKVAIFAIGSELLEGSIVDTNSAWLGKKLTKAGFDVTDIRLIPDHREKIVKLLREGMETYDIILTTGGLGPTFDDLTAETLGEAAGVGTEMNEEARRHMVEWLKKRNVSIKPSHERQALLPKGCMLFPNNSGTAMGFGVEKNSCTVVSMPGVPYEMYKMFDDFVMPFMLRKFSLNERFSLDLRIGGLPESDIDDVIRELHLPSSLECIINVSKGECFVKLRGFDKSLIDEYALKLKDSFPRNFIGFGDDGMAAVLLRLLRERDMTISVAESCTGGMIGADFTSVAGASDVFMGGIISYSNDVKERILRVPKNIMINHGAVSEETARAMAVGAANTLQTRCAISVTGVAGPDGGTDEKPVGTVCMGYCIDRDVVTKKHFFAGDRDAIRTRAVKTALREMTELLKK from the coding sequence ATGGTCAAAGTTGCCATATTTGCGATAGGCAGTGAGCTTCTTGAAGGGAGCATTGTCGACACTAATTCTGCGTGGCTGGGTAAAAAGCTGACGAAAGCCGGCTTTGACGTGACGGATATACGTCTCATTCCTGATCATAGAGAGAAGATCGTCAAACTGCTTAGAGAAGGTATGGAGACTTACGACATTATTCTTACCACCGGAGGGCTCGGACCGACATTTGACGACCTCACTGCTGAAACTCTTGGGGAAGCCGCGGGTGTTGGCACAGAGATGAACGAAGAGGCCCGTCGGCACATGGTTGAATGGTTGAAAAAACGCAATGTCAGCATAAAACCTTCTCACGAAAGACAGGCGCTTTTGCCTAAGGGGTGCATGCTTTTCCCAAACAATTCAGGAACCGCTATGGGCTTCGGGGTTGAAAAGAACTCATGCACTGTTGTCAGTATGCCTGGTGTGCCTTATGAAATGTATAAAATGTTCGATGACTTTGTTATGCCCTTTATGCTTCGGAAGTTTTCCCTGAACGAACGGTTCAGTCTTGATCTGCGTATAGGCGGGCTGCCGGAGAGCGATATTGATGATGTGATAAGAGAATTACATCTGCCGTCTTCGCTGGAGTGTATAATAAATGTTTCGAAAGGCGAGTGCTTTGTTAAGCTGAGAGGCTTTGACAAAAGCCTTATAGATGAATACGCTCTGAAACTTAAGGACAGCTTCCCCCGCAATTTTATCGGTTTTGGTGATGACGGTATGGCAGCGGTTCTTCTTCGGCTTCTGCGTGAAAGAGATATGACTATTTCCGTTGCAGAAAGCTGTACGGGCGGCATGATCGGGGCAGACTTTACCAGCGTTGCAGGTGCCAGCGATGTTTTTATGGGCGGAATAATATCATACAGTAATGATGTTAAAGAACGCATTCTGCGTGTCCCGAAGAATATCATGATAAACCACGGTGCAGTTAGCGAAGAGACAGCAAGGGCTATGGCTGTGGGAGCTGCTAATACTTTACAGACCAGGTGCGCTATCTCTGTTACAGGGGTCGCCGGTCCAGATGGCGGAACAGACGAAAAGCCTGTCGGCACTGTCTGCATGGGATACTGCATTGACCGGGATGTCGTTACGAAAAAACATTTTTTTGCTGGTGACAGAGACGCTATCCGCACCCGTGCAGTGAAAACGGCTCTCCGTGAGATGACAGAACTGCTGAAGAAATAG
- a CDS encoding phosphatidylglycerophosphatase A family protein has protein sequence MHKLYMVVALGFGSGCAPFAPGTFGTLAAVVPVLLTAGSPYYVKAIVFFIMLLLGTMSAQYHGEHTGEKDASEVVIDEIAAFYMIFLVFPVSTFTLVAGFILFRIFDITKPYPIKKLEKIDGGVGVMVDDLMAGFYSIICLGVLYYGYIMLFAHR, from the coding sequence ATGCACAAATTATACATGGTGGTTGCTCTCGGTTTCGGTTCGGGGTGCGCTCCTTTTGCCCCGGGGACATTTGGCACTCTCGCTGCTGTCGTTCCCGTTCTGCTGACAGCTGGTTCCCCGTATTACGTTAAAGCGATAGTCTTTTTCATTATGCTCCTGCTCGGCACAATGTCTGCGCAATATCACGGTGAACATACTGGAGAAAAAGATGCTTCAGAGGTTGTTATCGACGAAATAGCCGCATTTTATATGATATTTCTTGTGTTCCCGGTGAGTACATTCACGCTGGTTGCAGGGTTTATCCTTTTCAGAATATTTGACATAACCAAACCCTACCCTATCAAAAAATTAGAAAAGATTGATGGCGGTGTCGGTGTCATGGTGGACGACCTTATGGCAGGGTTCTACAGCATAATATGCTTGGGTGTTCTCTATTACGGGTATATAATGCTTTTTGCTCACAGGTAA